In Ruania alkalisoli, the DNA window CGTGCAAGAGCCGTCCGGTTATGTGATGACCTGGATCCAGGGCGTGCACCCGGAGAAGAAGTTCGCCGAACTCGAGTGGACGCACGAGATGTACGTGCTCGGCCACATGATCCAGGCCGCGGTCGCGTTGTCCCGCGCTGCCGGACGCGACGACCTGCTCAGCATCGCCCGACGCTTCGCCGATCTGCTCGACCGCCGCTTCGGACCTGGCCGGGACGAAGGCATCTGCGGGCACCCACAGATCGAGACCGCGCTCGTGGAGTTGTACCGCCACACCGGCGCCGACCGCTACCTTGCCCTCGCCCAGCGGATGGTCGACCTCCGTGGGAAGGGCCTGCTCACTCCCGGGCATCTTGGGGCGACCTACTTCCAGGACCACACCCCTGTACGGGAGGCGAGGGACGCCGTCGGGCATGCCGTGCGTCAGCTGTACCTGAACGCCGGGGTGACCGACGTGCAACTGGAGACCGGCGACGCAACCCTGATGCAGGCGATGCACGCGCAGTGGACAAGCGCCCACCACCGCAAGATGTACCTCACCGGCGCGTTCGGCTCCCGGCACCGGGACGAGGCCTTCGGCGACGACTACGAGCTTCCCTCCGATCGTGCCTACGCCGAGACCTGTGCCTCCATCGCTGACGTGCACTGGACCTGGCGGATGATGCTGGCCAGCCCGGATCTCGTGCCGGAGTACGCGGAGACGATCGAGCGCGAGCTGCACAACGCCCTCGCTGCTGCCGTGGACTCCACTGGCACCCGGTTCTTCTACGCGAACCCGCTGCAACTGCGACCGGACCGGTTCAGCGAGGAGAACGCCCCCCGCGACCGGCAGCACTGGTACTCCTGCGCCTGCTGCCCGCCGAATCTGGCGCGACTGGTGGCCCAGCTCGGCTCCTATGTGGCTACGGCAAGTGAGCAGGAGCTGGCGCTGCACCTGTTCGCCGACGCCGAGATCGACGTACCCGCTCACCTGGGCGGTGGCGCCCTGCGTGTGAGCACGGCCTATCCCGACGACGGCCGGGTCACCTTCGCTCTGGACGGTTCGCCGAGCTTGCGCTTGGCCGTGCGGGTACCGAGCTGGTCAGCCTCCACCACTCTCGACGGCGGACCGGTCACCCTGGACGACGACGGCTACCTGCGCGTGGACCTGGAGTCTGCGGCGCCCCTCACGCTCTCCCTCGACCTCACCCCCCGGTGGACCCGCGCCCACCACCGCGCCGACGCGCTGCGCGGTGCACGGGCGATCGAAGTAGGTCCTCGGGTGTACTGCCTGGAGCAGGTGGACCTGCCCGAGGGTGTGGCCGTCGACGACGTCCGCGTGGCCGCCGACGCCGAGCTGGAGACAGTTGCCGGCCCGGACCGCACGCGGGTGCGGGTGGAGGGCTTGGCGAGGGACGCCGTCGAAGGCCTCTACCCGGCCACAGGCCGCGGCAATCCGAGGAATCCAGAGGGATCCCGCGCTGTGACCCTGACCGCCGTCCCGTTCTCGACCTGGGGAAACCGAGGCAGCACCGCGATGCGCGTGTGGCTGCCGATCATCTGACACGTGCGCGGCCGAGCGGCCGTGCCGGACTCGAGGAGGAGTCGTATGTACCGCATCAGGAAGAGCCGGTCCGTGCCGGCAGTGGCCGCTGTGATGGCGGGGGCGCTGGCATTGAGCGCCTGCTCCGGTGGAGACGGGGATGAAGGCGGCGGTGGTGGCGACACCATCCAGATCCTGGTTCTCAAGCACCCGCTGACCGGTGCGATGGCCGATATGGGCTGGGTAGCCGACCTGGAGGAGGCGGCCGGGGTCACCATCGAGTGGGAAGAAGTCTCAGCCGACTGGGACCAGAAGAAGTCCACGATGCTGGCTGCCGGGGACATTCCGGATCTGGTGGTCGGGACCAACGCGATCACCAACGCCGACCTGGCCACCTTCACCGGCCTGTTCGAAGACCTCAGCGACGATATGGACGCCCTGCCGAACGTGGCGGAGATGTTCGACGCGGTACCCGTCACACAGGAGATGGCGACCATGCCGGACGGCGCGGTGTACTCCCTGCCCAGCTACCGGCGCTTCTGGCCGGAGACGGGAACCCGCCAGTTCATCAACCAGCAGTGGCTGGACACCCTCGGCCTCGAGCAGCCGACCACCTGGGACGAACTGCACGAGGTGCTGCTGGCCTTCAAGGAGGAGGACGCCAACGGCAACGGCGACCCCGACGACGAGATCCCGATGGACTGGGCGCCGGCCGGTGATGACGGGTTCGGGCTGTTCCAGCCGACGGTGCTGCTCGGCAGCCTCGGCCTGCCGATCGCCGACGGTGGTGGCCAGGGCTACTTCGTCGAGGACGGCCAGGTGGGCAACTTCCTGATCGACGAACGCTATCGCGAGCTCATCTCCTTCCTGCACGAGCTCTACGCCGACGGGTTGATCAGCCAGGACGTGATGACGCAGGACTATTCGGCCTACCAGTCCGTGGCCCGCGGCGATGGCGACAGCGCACGCGTCGGCTTCACGTGGGGCTGGACCGGTTCGGACCGCGTCGGCGCCCAGCTGGTCGAGCAGTATGCGCCGCTCGCACCGCTGCAGGCCGATAGCTCCATCGGTGCGGACGAGGTCACCTGGTCCTTCGACTCCTACCTGCTGAACTACGGCGTCAACTCCATCACGATGTCCGCGCAGTCGGACAACCGTGAGGGTGCCCTGGCAGTGATCGACGCCTTCTACGATCAGGACATCTCGATCCAGGCGCTCTGGGGCGAGCTGGGGGAGAACCTCGAATCCGCCGGGGAGGACGCCTATGAGGTGCTGCCCCCCGCGGACGGCGAGTCCGATCCCTCCACGTGGAAGTGGACCACCACCCTCGCCGACAACAGCCCCGGCTGGATCCGGGAGGACATCGACGTGGTGCTCCCCACGGATCTGCAGGAGGCGGCTGACCAGTCGGAGCCGTTGGATGCCGCGATCGCGAACGTGGACCCGTCCACCGACATCTTCCCGTCCCAGTTGATCCGTATGAGCGAGGAGGATCTGAACCAGCTGGCGCTCAACAACACCGCCGTCTTCGGCATCGCGATGCAGCGGTGGGCCACCTGGATCACCGAGGGTGGCGCAGACTCCGGCTGGGACGCCTACGTGGCCGAGGTGGAAGCCGCCGGGTTGACGCAGAACCTCGAGATCCACCAGCGCTTCTACGACGAGTTCGCGGCCTCGCAGGGGTAGTGACGCCGTCATCTGATGAAGGTGCGGCCGGCAGGGTCGAGTGACCCCACCGGCCGCACCACCACCGATCGAAGGAGATCGCTGTGACTGTGACGAGGAGCGGGCCCGCCCAGGGGACGGCCGTGGCGCCCTCACGCGGCCCCACCCGCACGCGACCGAAGGGTCTGGCCGGGCTGCGCCGGCACGTGCACCGGTACTGGCAGCTGTGGGTGATGGCCCTCCCGGCCATCGGCTTCGTGGTGCTGTTCGCCTACGTTCCGATGTACGGGCTGCAACTCGCCTTCCGGGAGTTCGACTTCACCGCCGGGCTCACCGGGGGCGAGTGGGTCGGGCTGAAGTACTTCCGGCAGTTCTTCGAGAGCCCGCAGTTCTGGACTCTCATGCGCAACACCGTGGTCATCAGCGTCACCACGCTGGTGGTCGGGTTCATCGCACCGATCGCTCTGGCGCTGCTGGTCAACCAGGTGATCGGGCGCCGTCGGAAGAGGTTCCTGCAGACTGCGACCTATCTGCCGCACTTCATCTCGATCGTGGTGATCGTGGGGATGCTGCAGGTGTTCCTCTCCCCCTCCTCTGGGCTCATCACCCGGGTGGCCGAGATGGTGGGGGTCTCAGGAGCGAACTTCCTGGGCGACACCAGTGCTTTCGTGCCCGTCTATGTGATCTCCGAGGTGTGGCAGCACGCCGGGTGGAACAGCATCATCTACCTCGCGGCGCTCGCGAGTGTCGACACCCAGCTCTACGAGGCTGCCCGGATCGACGGTGCGGGGCGGTTCACGATCATCCGCCACATCGACGTACCCGCGCTGGTGCCGACGATGATCGTGCTGTTCATCCTGAACATGGGCACGGTGCTGAGCACCGGCTTCGAGAAGATCTTCCTCATGCAGAACCCCCTGAACCTGGGGGTCTCCGAGGTACTCGCCACCTACGTGTACAAGATCGGCATCCTGTCGAACCAGTTCAGCTATGGCACCGCGATCGGGCTGTTCAACACCCTGATCAACTTCACGTTCCTGGTGATCACGAACCAGGTGGCCAAGCGCCTCTCCAACACGAGCCTGTGGTGATCCCATGAGACTGTCAGCCCTCTCCCGCCGCACCCCTGGCGACATCGCCTTCACGATCGGTCTCGTCCTGACCTGCGCCCTGGTGCTGTTCCTGACGCTGTATCCGATCTACTTCGTCGTGATCGCCTCCGTCAGCGATCCCACGATGGTCGCCACCGGGCGCGTGTGGTTCATGCCGCAGGGGATCTCCTGGTTCGGGTACGAGCAGATCCTCGCCGATGAGCGCATCTGGACCGGGTACCGCAACACGATCCTCTACACGGTGGTGGGCACCGCAGTGAACCTGCTGGTGACGCTTCCCGCCGCCTACGCCCTCTCCCGGCGCGAGTTCAAGCCGCGGAGGGTGCTGATGTTCTTCTTCGCGTTCACGATGTTCTTCAACGGCGGGCTCATCCCCATGTATCTGCTGCTGCGGGACCTGAACCTGCTCGACAACTGGCTCGTGTTCATCCTCCCGACGGCGGTCAACGTCTACAACCTCATCATCGCCCGGGCGTTCTTCGAGAACTCTCTGCCGGAGGAGCTGTACGAGGCCGCCACGATCGATGGGTCGAACTACTTCCAGTTCTTCCTCAAGATGGCCGTGCCGCTGTCGATGGCGATCATCTCGGTGATCGGTCTGTACTACCTGGTGCAGCACTGGAACGACTTCTTCACCGGTCTGGTGTTCGTGCGCGATTACGACAAGCAACCGCTGCAGATCGTGCTGCGCGACATTCTCATCTCCAACCAGGCGTTCTCCGGCGGCGCCGGTGGTGCCGGGGGATCGGGAGGCAGTTACGCGCAGCAGTACGCCGACCAGATCAAGTACGGCGTGATCGTGGTCTCCACCCTGCCGGTGATCGTGCTCTACCCCTTCCTGCAGCGGTACTTCGAGAAGGGCGTGATGATCGGGTCGGTGAAGGGCTGATGCACCACCTCCTCGATTGGCACCAGCGGATCGGGCGCCTCGGCCTGCGGCTGCTGTGCCTGCACCTGCTCTGGATGGCGTGGACGCTGCGCGGCGGCGTCCTCGCCGGGATCTTCCCCGCCACAGCCGCCCTGCACGGGGTGCTGCGCGATGACATCCGGCACGCCCTCCACTATCCGGGCGAGCCCCTCGGACTCGACCGAGCAGGCCGCCGGGCGTTGCGCACCCGCTTCGCCGGGCTCTGGCGGGCCGAGTTCGGACCGGCGAACGGTCTCGGCGCCGTGCTCACCGTGGCGTGGGCGCTGGTGATCGTGGACAGGATCGTGGTGGGAACCCTCGACCTCGGCGGCCTGGGCCCCGTGCTCGCCGGTGGCCTGACAGTGGCCGGGGCGGTGCTCGGTGTACTGACCGTGCTCGTGTGGCCGCTCCAGGCGCACTTCGACGACGGAGCGTTCGCACTGCTTCGGCGCAGCGCCGTGCTCGCCGGTGGGCGCCCGGCCACGGCGGCGCTCGCGGCCCTCGGGGTCGGGGTGATCCTGTGCGCCTACTACGTGATACCTGGGCTGATCCCGGTGCTGGGCGTGGCGGCCCCCGCCGCGCTGGCCACCAGTGCGCTGTGGCGCACCGGGGTCCTGGCTGCGCCGCCGAGCACTCCACACGCCGGCACCACCCCACACGGGAAGGACCCGATCGGCCAGAGCGACCGGAATGAACGGACCGGCCGAACGCTGCAGCACGCCTGACGCACTCCACACCGAGAGGACATCGATGTCCACCACCCCCGCGACCGACCGAGTTGCCACCGCACCCGTGCTGCGCTCGCTCGCCTACGACGGGCGGGTGCGCCTGGCGGGTGCCCTCGGCGAGCGAATCGCCGATGCCGCCCAGACCTACCTCAGTATGGATCCCGCCGACGTCCTGCACGGCTTCCGGGAACGGGCCGGCCTGCTCGCCCCGGGGCAGCCCATGACCGGATGGTCGCGGACCACCACGGAACCGACTTTCGGGCAATGGGTCAGCGGGCTGGCCCGTCTGGGCGTGACCGCAGGGATCCCCGAGGCCTCCGCCCGGGCGATCGAACTGGTGGAGGGATATGCCGAGACCGTCGGCTCCGACGGCGACACCCGGATGTCGCTCTACGGCTACGAGAAACTCGCCTGCGGGCTCGTCGATACCGCGCTCTACGGCGGCCACCTGCCAGCCGTGGACCTGCTGAACCGGACGGTCGAGTGGGCCGCCCGCACCCTCGAGCGTGACCGGCCGCCCGCCCACGCCGCCAACTTCGCCGGCGGCATCATCACGCCCACCTCACACGCCCGCACCATCGAGTGGTACACCCTCGCCGAGAACCTGCACCGTGGGTACCTCGCCGGCGCCGCCCCCGCTGTCGAGGACTTCGCCGGGCTGTGGCACTACGACTCCTACTGGGACCGCTTCGCCGAAGCGCCCACGCCCGGCCGCCCGTGGGACGTGCCCGTCTGGTTGCACGCCTACTCTCACGTGAACACCTTCGCCTCGGCAGCGGCCGCCTACGAGGTGACGGGCGATCAGCACTACCTGGACGTCCTGCGGAACGCCCACGACTACCTCACCACCACCCAGACGTATGCCACCGGTGGGTATGGCCCGAGCGAGTTCACCCTCCCCGAGGACGGGTCGCTCGGGCGCAGCCTGGAGTGGCGTACCGACACCGCTGAGATCGTGTGTGGCTCCTGGGCGGCGTTCAAGCTGTGCACCGCCCTGCTGCGGTTCACCGGTGAGGCGCGCTACGCCGACTGGGTCGAACAACTCGTGTTCTCCGGGATCGGGGCCGTCACGCCGGTCCGCCCCGGGGGCCAATCGCCCTACTACCAGGACTACCGGCTCGGGATCGCCACGAAACTGCCGCATTGGGACGACTGGCCGTGCTGCTCCGGAACCTATCTGCAGTGCGTGGCCCACCTGCCGGATCTGGTCTACCACGCCCACGACGGTGGACTGTCGGTCGCCCTGTACGTCCCCTCCTCCGTGACGTGGGCCCAGGAGGGGCGCGAGGTCACCCTGGACCAGCGCACCGATTTCCCCGTCGGGGACACCGCGACCTTGACGCTCAGTCTGCCGGACGGTCCGGCGACCTTCACGCTGCGCCTGCGGGTACCGCCGTGGAGTGAGCGATTCACGGTGACCGTCAACGGGGAGGTGACCTCCGCCGTCGTGGGGGAGGGCGGGTGGCGTGAGCTGAGGCGTGAGTGGCACGACCGGGAGGAGGTGCGCATCACCCTGGGTGCCGGGCTGCGGGTGCTACCGGTGGATCGCTGGCACCCGAACCGGGTGGCGTTCGCGCACGGGCCGGTGGTGCTGGCGCAGAATGCGGACTGGACGATGCCGATCTCGTTGCCCACACCGTGGGAGATGGTGGACCTGGATTGTGCCTTCACCCGCGACGACGATGGCCTGACCTACCGTCCGGTGGGGGTGGGCACCGCCCGACTGCCACTCGGGTGGATGGGGCCGCTCGCCGACGTGCCGGACCGCATCCCCTACCGCATTTACCACGACCTCGACGATCCCCGGATCGTGTAGAAGGAGATCTGTTGACACTCGAACCGCTCACCACCATCATCCACCGCGGCGTCGTCGGGGAGATGGGCTCCCTGTACACCCGCCTCCTGGTCACCGACCCCGACGGCCCGAACGCCGGAGCCCTCTTCCTCACCTGGGAGTTGCGGCTCGGGGTGGCCGACGACGGCGGCCCCTCCTTCCCGATCTGGCGCAGCCTGGACGGTGGGCACAGCTGGGAGCACCTCGCGGACGTGGCCGATGCCCTCGGGCAGGGGAACCGGTACCAGCCGATGATGATCGAGCTGACCGACGATCTCGCACACCTGCGCCGCGGGGATCTGCTGCTCGCCGGGAACTCCATCCCCGCCGACGGTTCGTCGACCACTCTCGCCCTGTACTCCTCCTCTGACGGCGGAGCCTCCTGGGCGTATGAGTCGACCATCGATTCGGGTGGCCCGGCGATCTACTCTCCGCGTAGCGATGCCGCCACCACATCGGTGTGGGAACCGGATCTGCAGGTGATCGACGGCACCCTGCAGTGCTATCTGGCCGACGAGCGGGACAAGGCCGCCGGGATGCTGCAGACGATCACACGACGCTCCACCACCGATCTGCGTACCTGGTCGGAGAAGGACCTGATCTGCGGGATCGCCGACCGCCACCACCGACCCGGCATGTTCGTGGGCACAGGCCAGATGCCCGATGGCGTCCACCGCGCCGTGATCGAGGTGGTCGGCCCGCCGGAGGTGCCGATCCACCTCCTCACCAGCGACGACGGCCTGGATTGGGGCGATCCATCCGCGATCGGGCTTGCGTTGGTGGCCACCGACGGCACCAGCATCTCCGGCACCCCGAACCTTGCCTGGCGCGAGGTGGGCGGCCAGGTGGAGATGATCGCGACCGGCCGGACCAGCCTGCGCGACGGCGTGGCCGGCAACCGGGCGCTGCGCAGCCTCGACCTGGGCCGCACATGGACCTCGTTCGAACTACCCACCCCAGCCGAGCGTTCACTCACCGGGGACGGGTCCGGCTACTCCCAGTCGGTGCGGTGGAACGCCGCGGGCGAGCTGGTGCACGCCACCACGGTCCGTTCGCCCAGCGGCAGCCACGATGTGGTGGTCACGGTGGCAGCGCGGCAGAACTGAACGGCTGGCCCGCTGGCGTCGCGGTTGGGGCTCTGGTGAGCAACCACGGTCGGGGTTGGTCACCGGGTCAACAGTGGGTCCGGCACCGCTTCGGCGCCCCGGTTTTGTCGGACCCGACAGCGCGCCGCGATGCCGGCGATCGCCACACTGGGAGAAACCGAGACCTGGAGGATGCATGACGATCGCCGCAGCCGCTCCCCGTGACTACCTGGTGCGCCCGTGGGCCGGTACCTGGGTCCGCGACCTTGCCCTCATCGGCGGGGCCGTCGCACTGACGGCGCTGCTCGCCCAGGTCTCCATCCCGGTCCCCGGATCCCCGGTGCCAGTCACCGGGCAGACACTCGCCGTCGTCCTCGTCGGAGCGACCATGGGCTTGCGGCGTGGTGTGGCAGCGATGGGCGCCTACGTCCTGCTCGGTGGGCTGGGCCTGCCGATCTACTCCGACGGTGCCGGGGGCGTGGCGGTCGTGGTGGGGCCGACGGGAGGCTACCTGCTCGGCTTCATCCTCGCGGCCGCCGTCATGGGCCATCTCGCTGAACGCGGCTGGGACCGTACGCCGCTGCGCACGCTGGCACTGGGGCTGACAGGCCAGGTGCTCGTTTTCGCCGTCGGGGTACCGTGGCTCGCCCTGGTGGCCGGGTTCGCTCCGGCCGAAGCGATCGCGGCAGGATTCACGCCGTTCATCGTCGGGGGGCTAGTCAAGGGGGCGATCGCCGGGATGCTGATCCCGGCCGCGTGGCGGGTGGTCAGGCGAGGTCAGCGCCCGGCCGAGCAGGGATAAAGCAGGGCAGACATGGGACTCGGGGACAGACACCACTAGGCTCGGCCACGTGAACGATCGCCCTGCTCCTGGTCGCCGGTTGCGCCCCGGGCGGCGCCCGGCGAACCGGCCCCGGAAGGGACCGGAGCCCGAGGTTCCCATCGTCGACACCGACGGCGTTCCGGAAGCCTCCCAGGTACCGCCGCTGCGGCCGGCCGTGCCCCTGCGGGCTCGCGAGCAGACCGGGCCCTCCGCCGTCGTGCGCCCATGGTCGTTGCGGGAACAGGCACGGCGGATGGTCGCCGGGAAGGGGCCGCCCACGCTGCCGTTCCCCGGCTCGCGTTTCCTCTCCTCCCTCAGCGCCGAGGAGGAGCGGTCCGTGCTGGACCTGGTGCTGCGTGCCGGGGAGGCGATGGTCGCCACCGGTGCGCCGGTGGGTGATGCCACCGCCGAGATGCTCCGGATGGCCGACGGGCTCGGTGTGAAGAACCTGAGCGTCGACATCACCTTCATCTCGGTCACGGCCACGATCGACCGGGACGACGACCCCGTCACCAAGGTGCGGGTGATCAGCACCCGCACGTCCGACTACAGCCGGCTGACCGACATCAGTCGCCTGATCGCGGAGATCACCCGGAAGCAGCTGAGCATCAACGAGGCCCATGAGCGGCTGACGGAGATCCTCACCGCACCCCACCCCTACCGGCGGGCAGTGGTGACCGGCGCGCTCGGGATGATGGCGGCATCGGTGGCGGTGCTGCTCGGCGGTGGCTGGGCGGTCGCCCTGCTGGCGGCGGCGACCACGATGGTGATCGACCGGGTGCAGCGATTCCTGCGCCACCGAGGTTTGCCGTACCTGTTCCAGCAGGTGGTCGGCTCGGGGATCGCAACCGTGGTGGCTGTGGTGCTGCTCTGGGGCCAGAACACGTGGGGGTGGGACCGTGCGCTGTTCCCGCCCTCCCTCGTGGTCGCCTCCGGGATCGTGGTGCTGCTGGCGGGCCTGGCGCTGGTCGGGTCGGCGGAGGACGCGATCGCGGGCTTCCCGCTCACAGCCGCGGCCCGCACATTCGAAGTCGGCCTGTACACCGTGGGGATCGTGGCAGGAATCGGCATCGTGCTCGAGGTCGGGCGCCAGTTCGGGGTTCCGTTGAGCATCGGTGACGCCGGAGCCGGTGTGCATGTGCACCCGCTGCTGTTCATCGGCGCCGGTGGCGCGATCGCCGCGGCCTGGGCAGTGGCGAGCTATACCCGGATCCGCACCGTGGGTCTGGTCGCACTGGTGGCGGGGGTGGCATCCGCTGCGTACGTCGGAGTGACCGCCTTGGGGGTGAGTCCTTCGGAGAACCAGTTCGGTGCCGCAACGGCCGCATTCTCGGCGGCTCTGGCGATCGGGCTCCTGGCGGGTGTGCTGAGTGAGCGGGTGCGGGTGCCGACGATGGTCATCTCGGTGTGTGCGGTCACGCCCTTCCTGCCGGGCCTGACGATCTACCGGGCGATGTACAACATCGTCGACACCGGCTTCATTCTCGAAGGGCTCGATCTGCTGGTGCGCGCCGGCTCGATCGGTTTGGCGCTCGCGGCCGGCGTGACTCTCGGGGAGTATCTGGCCACGCCGCTGACGTCCGAGGCCGATAAGTGGCAGCGGCGCATGATGGCCCGCGCCCGCGGCTCCCGCATCTGACCACCTCTGGTGCGTGTGCCGCTGTGCCGCGGCGTGGCGCCTTGGTGTGCCGATAGTCGCGGGGCCACGATGGGAGCAGTTCCGACGAACGGCGAGGAGGCCAGGCGTGCGGATCGTGGTGACAGGTGGATCGGGCCGGCTCGGCACCCAGGTGGTGCGGCGCATCCGTGAGCTCGGGCACGTGGCCGTGCCGGTCAGCCGTCGGTGGGGCATCAACCTCACCACCGGGCAAGGGCTCGGCACCGCTCTCGCTGGAGCCGACGCCGTGGTCCACTGCGCCAGCAACCCCTGGCGGCCTCGCGGCACCGACGTGGAGGGGACGGCGCAGCTACTCGCCGCCGTCGCAGCGCAGGAGCGGCCAATGCACCTGGTGCACGTCTCGATCGTCGGGTGCGATGCGAACCCCTACACCTACTACCGGGCCAAGGCTGCAGCAGAGCGCCTGGTGATGGCCTCCGGGCTCCCGGCGACGATCGTTCGCGCCACCCAGTTCCACACCCTCGTCGCCGCTCTCGCCCGGCGTGCGACCATCGGGCGCACCGACGTCGGGCTCGACGCCGCCACCCAGCCGGTGGATGCCGGATGGGTGGCCACCGAGCTGGCTGATCACGCGCTCGGACGTGCCCCCGACGGTCCGGTGCGGGCTCTCGACCTCGCCGGCCCCGATGTCCTCTCCGTCTCCGACGCACTGACCGCGGTCCGGGTGCACGACGGACGGCCGGCCAGTCATCACCTCCGGGTGCCGGCCATCGGAGGCACGCTCCAGGCGTTTGCCCGCCGCACCAATCTGCCGGGACCGCAGGTGCGTATCGGGGGTTGCACTTTCGACAGCTGGCTGTCGCGGCAACCGGTGCCCTCCGGGCACTGACGGAGAGTTCGGAACGTCTAGCCCACGACGACGTCCCCCGGCTCGACCATTGTCCGGTGGACGCCCTCCAGCAACAGCCCGGCCTGCACGCCAGCCTCGGCGACCGTGCCGCGTTGCTGGAACATCTCGACGCCAGCGATGCGCGACGCCACGACGACCTGGCCTGAGCGCAGAACGGTGACGTGCTGGCCCTCGGCGAGGCTTCCCGAGTCGA includes these proteins:
- a CDS encoding biotin transporter BioY; translated protein: MTIAAAAPRDYLVRPWAGTWVRDLALIGGAVALTALLAQVSIPVPGSPVPVTGQTLAVVLVGATMGLRRGVAAMGAYVLLGGLGLPIYSDGAGGVAVVVGPTGGYLLGFILAAAVMGHLAERGWDRTPLRTLALGLTGQVLVFAVGVPWLALVAGFAPAEAIAAGFTPFIVGGLVKGAIAGMLIPAAWRVVRRGQRPAEQG
- a CDS encoding YesL family protein encodes the protein MHHLLDWHQRIGRLGLRLLCLHLLWMAWTLRGGVLAGIFPATAALHGVLRDDIRHALHYPGEPLGLDRAGRRALRTRFAGLWRAEFGPANGLGAVLTVAWALVIVDRIVVGTLDLGGLGPVLAGGLTVAGAVLGVLTVLVWPLQAHFDDGAFALLRRSAVLAGGRPATAALAALGVGVILCAYYVIPGLIPVLGVAAPAALATSALWRTGVLAAPPSTPHAGTTPHGKDPIGQSDRNERTGRTLQHA
- a CDS encoding ABC transporter permease, giving the protein MTVTRSGPAQGTAVAPSRGPTRTRPKGLAGLRRHVHRYWQLWVMALPAIGFVVLFAYVPMYGLQLAFREFDFTAGLTGGEWVGLKYFRQFFESPQFWTLMRNTVVISVTTLVVGFIAPIALALLVNQVIGRRRKRFLQTATYLPHFISIVVIVGMLQVFLSPSSGLITRVAEMVGVSGANFLGDTSAFVPVYVISEVWQHAGWNSIIYLAALASVDTQLYEAARIDGAGRFTIIRHIDVPALVPTMIVLFILNMGTVLSTGFEKIFLMQNPLNLGVSEVLATYVYKIGILSNQFSYGTAIGLFNTLINFTFLVITNQVAKRLSNTSLW
- a CDS encoding glycoside hydrolase family 127 protein, which codes for MTQQQVAPTASPPSPGSGRPAEVAPAIPRSTPAHRPLDLRSVRLSPDGALGTWQGLNAKATIGHCIANLETSGVIDNFRRVIGESGADYRGFVFADSDLYKTIEAVAWEIGRTGTHEWDAWLDDVIDLVARVQEPSGYVMTWIQGVHPEKKFAELEWTHEMYVLGHMIQAAVALSRAAGRDDLLSIARRFADLLDRRFGPGRDEGICGHPQIETALVELYRHTGADRYLALAQRMVDLRGKGLLTPGHLGATYFQDHTPVREARDAVGHAVRQLYLNAGVTDVQLETGDATLMQAMHAQWTSAHHRKMYLTGAFGSRHRDEAFGDDYELPSDRAYAETCASIADVHWTWRMMLASPDLVPEYAETIERELHNALAAAVDSTGTRFFYANPLQLRPDRFSEENAPRDRQHWYSCACCPPNLARLVAQLGSYVATASEQELALHLFADAEIDVPAHLGGGALRVSTAYPDDGRVTFALDGSPSLRLAVRVPSWSASTTLDGGPVTLDDDGYLRVDLESAAPLTLSLDLTPRWTRAHHRADALRGARAIEVGPRVYCLEQVDLPEGVAVDDVRVAADAELETVAGPDRTRVRVEGLARDAVEGLYPATGRGNPRNPEGSRAVTLTAVPFSTWGNRGSTAMRVWLPII
- a CDS encoding carbohydrate ABC transporter permease — its product is MRLSALSRRTPGDIAFTIGLVLTCALVLFLTLYPIYFVVIASVSDPTMVATGRVWFMPQGISWFGYEQILADERIWTGYRNTILYTVVGTAVNLLVTLPAAYALSRREFKPRRVLMFFFAFTMFFNGGLIPMYLLLRDLNLLDNWLVFILPTAVNVYNLIIARAFFENSLPEELYEAATIDGSNYFQFFLKMAVPLSMAIISVIGLYYLVQHWNDFFTGLVFVRDYDKQPLQIVLRDILISNQAFSGGAGGAGGSGGSYAQQYADQIKYGVIVVSTLPVIVLYPFLQRYFEKGVMIGSVKG
- a CDS encoding sialidase family protein, with translation MTLEPLTTIIHRGVVGEMGSLYTRLLVTDPDGPNAGALFLTWELRLGVADDGGPSFPIWRSLDGGHSWEHLADVADALGQGNRYQPMMIELTDDLAHLRRGDLLLAGNSIPADGSSTTLALYSSSDGGASWAYESTIDSGGPAIYSPRSDAATTSVWEPDLQVIDGTLQCYLADERDKAAGMLQTITRRSTTDLRTWSEKDLICGIADRHHRPGMFVGTGQMPDGVHRAVIEVVGPPEVPIHLLTSDDGLDWGDPSAIGLALVATDGTSISGTPNLAWREVGGQVEMIATGRTSLRDGVAGNRALRSLDLGRTWTSFELPTPAERSLTGDGSGYSQSVRWNAAGELVHATTVRSPSGSHDVVVTVAARQN
- a CDS encoding extracellular solute-binding protein, translated to MYRIRKSRSVPAVAAVMAGALALSACSGGDGDEGGGGGDTIQILVLKHPLTGAMADMGWVADLEEAAGVTIEWEEVSADWDQKKSTMLAAGDIPDLVVGTNAITNADLATFTGLFEDLSDDMDALPNVAEMFDAVPVTQEMATMPDGAVYSLPSYRRFWPETGTRQFINQQWLDTLGLEQPTTWDELHEVLLAFKEEDANGNGDPDDEIPMDWAPAGDDGFGLFQPTVLLGSLGLPIADGGGQGYFVEDGQVGNFLIDERYRELISFLHELYADGLISQDVMTQDYSAYQSVARGDGDSARVGFTWGWTGSDRVGAQLVEQYAPLAPLQADSSIGADEVTWSFDSYLLNYGVNSITMSAQSDNREGALAVIDAFYDQDISIQALWGELGENLESAGEDAYEVLPPADGESDPSTWKWTTTLADNSPGWIREDIDVVLPTDLQEAADQSEPLDAAIANVDPSTDIFPSQLIRMSEEDLNQLALNNTAVFGIAMQRWATWITEGGADSGWDAYVAEVEAAGLTQNLEIHQRFYDEFAASQG
- a CDS encoding beta-L-arabinofuranosidase domain-containing protein codes for the protein MSTTPATDRVATAPVLRSLAYDGRVRLAGALGERIADAAQTYLSMDPADVLHGFRERAGLLAPGQPMTGWSRTTTEPTFGQWVSGLARLGVTAGIPEASARAIELVEGYAETVGSDGDTRMSLYGYEKLACGLVDTALYGGHLPAVDLLNRTVEWAARTLERDRPPAHAANFAGGIITPTSHARTIEWYTLAENLHRGYLAGAAPAVEDFAGLWHYDSYWDRFAEAPTPGRPWDVPVWLHAYSHVNTFASAAAAYEVTGDQHYLDVLRNAHDYLTTTQTYATGGYGPSEFTLPEDGSLGRSLEWRTDTAEIVCGSWAAFKLCTALLRFTGEARYADWVEQLVFSGIGAVTPVRPGGQSPYYQDYRLGIATKLPHWDDWPCCSGTYLQCVAHLPDLVYHAHDGGLSVALYVPSSVTWAQEGREVTLDQRTDFPVGDTATLTLSLPDGPATFTLRLRVPPWSERFTVTVNGEVTSAVVGEGGWRELRREWHDREEVRITLGAGLRVLPVDRWHPNRVAFAHGPVVLAQNADWTMPISLPTPWEMVDLDCAFTRDDDGLTYRPVGVGTARLPLGWMGPLADVPDRIPYRIYHDLDDPRIV